The proteins below come from a single Mytilus edulis chromosome 5, xbMytEdul2.2, whole genome shotgun sequence genomic window:
- the LOC139525385 gene encoding uncharacterized protein isoform X1, which yields MFNMLPLRKLIVSLPRSQIRFYRASVAESESVCREQYHEFDKSMDRSKFTTIEGTQGQVDNLTIQDSKRALEEAIDYSVHGPSVQGIQGGHDDLVDILYNEKPESDIVKSDANVEAFNCHSSLNLHGCMQSNVPQPFTTSCEHYDSPCNIPGSGVLQKQKYINDAMSGFHPSRQYHTTNSHFKTFAQSSAQQESYPDPQGIQGDDCTLELWMETCMRYNLPNCQDQFVNIKEGRKTLKEVFAEQELMLKEIAENYTSNTKASLSAELQIDTDGPCPQGIQGDDCARYQLWLENCQRFSFGECKDQLTGIKSGRKNLAQILAEQDAQIKQAVAHYYQKRSYSTSSSSNQNGSEVGRDVQSQTNPGKLSNKDRLKRAVKEYGSTVIVFHVGISLISLGGFYLAVSSGIDMVALLTKIGYTFLVFYGVLEYILFYFSVELIW from the exons atgtttaatatgttGCCCTTAAGAAAATTAATAGTTTCATTACCTCGCTCTCAAATAAGATTTTACAGAGCATCTGTAGCTGAGAGCGAATCAGTTTGTCGAGAACAGTACCATGAGTTTGACAAAAGCATGGATCGTTCGAAGTTCACAACTATCGAAGGAACCCAAGGACAAGTGGACAATTTGACAATTCAGGATTCCAAGAGAGCATTGGAAGAAGCAATAGACTATTCTGTACATGGACCCAGTGTTCAGGGAATTCAAGGTGGACATGATGACTTGGTAGACATTTTGTACAATGAAAAGCCAGAGTCAGATATAGTAAAATCTGATGCTAATGTTGAGGCGTTTAACTGCCATAGTAGTTTGAATTTACATGGATGTATGCAGTCTAATGTACCACAGCCATTCACAACTAGTTGTGAACACTATGATTCTCCTTGTAATATTCCAGGCAGTGGGGTATTACAGaagcaaaaatatataaatgatgcTATGAGTGGTTTTCATCCGTCAAGACAATATCACACAACTAATTCACATTTCAAAACATTTGCTCAATCTTCAGCTCAGCAGGAGTCATATCCTGACCCACAAGGAATACAAGGAGATGATTGCACCCTAGAACTTTGGATGGAAACTTGCATGAGATACAACCTTCCTAATTGTCAAGACCAATTTGTTAATATTAAGGAAGGTAGAAAAACACTGAAGGAGGTGTTTGCTGAGCAAGAGTTAATGCTAAAAGAAATAGCAGAAAACTACACATCCAATACTAAAGCTAGCCTTTCTGCAGAATTACAAATTGACACTGATGGTCCATGCCCACAAGGGATACAAGGTGATGACTGTGCACGCTATCAGTTATGGTTAGAAAATTGCCAGCGTTTTAGCTTCGGTGAATGTAAAGACCAGTTAACAGGAATAAAAAGTGGAAGAAAAAATCTAGCACAAATTTTGGCTGAACAGGATGCACAAATAAAACAGGCAGTTGCCCATTACTACCAGAAAAGAAGTTATTCAACATCCTCATCATCAAACCAAAACGGATCTGAGGTTGGTAGAGATGTGCAATCTCAAACAAACCCAGGGAAATTAAGTAATAAGGACCGTTTAAAAAGGGCAGTGAAAGAGTATGGTTCAACAGTTATAGTTTTCCATGTAGGAATATCTCTGATTTCTCTTGGAGGCTTTTATCTGGCTGTGTCAAG tggAATTGATATGGTAGCATTGCTGACAAAGATAGGATACACTTTTCTTGTATTTTATGGTGTTTTAGAATacattctgttttatttttcagtggAATTGATATGGTAG
- the LOC139525385 gene encoding uncharacterized protein isoform X2, whose amino-acid sequence MFNMLPLRKLIVSLPRSQIRFYRASVAESESVCREQYHEFDKSMDRSKFTTIEGTQGQVDNLTIQDSKRALEEAIDYSVHGPSVQGIQGGHDDLVDILYNEKPESDIVKSDANVEAFNCHSSLNLHGCMQSNVPQPFTTSCEHYDSPCNIPGSGVLQKQKYINDAMSGFHPSRQYHTTNSHFKTFAQSSAQQESYPDPQGIQGDDCTLELWMETCMRYNLPNCQDQFVNIKEGRKTLKEVFAEQELMLKEIAENYTSNTKASLSAELQIDTDGPCPQGIQGDDCARYQLWLENCQRFSFGECKDQLTGIKSGRKNLAQILAEQDAQIKQAVAHYYQKRSYSTSSSSNQNGSEVGRDVQSQTNPGKLSNKDRLKRAVKEYGSTVIVFHVGISLISLGGFYLAVSSGIDMVSLLTKIGVGESLLQSKLTTGASTFVVAYAVHKVFAPVRIAITLTSVPLIVRYLRRIGFLKPPKISK is encoded by the exons atgtttaatatgttGCCCTTAAGAAAATTAATAGTTTCATTACCTCGCTCTCAAATAAGATTTTACAGAGCATCTGTAGCTGAGAGCGAATCAGTTTGTCGAGAACAGTACCATGAGTTTGACAAAAGCATGGATCGTTCGAAGTTCACAACTATCGAAGGAACCCAAGGACAAGTGGACAATTTGACAATTCAGGATTCCAAGAGAGCATTGGAAGAAGCAATAGACTATTCTGTACATGGACCCAGTGTTCAGGGAATTCAAGGTGGACATGATGACTTGGTAGACATTTTGTACAATGAAAAGCCAGAGTCAGATATAGTAAAATCTGATGCTAATGTTGAGGCGTTTAACTGCCATAGTAGTTTGAATTTACATGGATGTATGCAGTCTAATGTACCACAGCCATTCACAACTAGTTGTGAACACTATGATTCTCCTTGTAATATTCCAGGCAGTGGGGTATTACAGaagcaaaaatatataaatgatgcTATGAGTGGTTTTCATCCGTCAAGACAATATCACACAACTAATTCACATTTCAAAACATTTGCTCAATCTTCAGCTCAGCAGGAGTCATATCCTGACCCACAAGGAATACAAGGAGATGATTGCACCCTAGAACTTTGGATGGAAACTTGCATGAGATACAACCTTCCTAATTGTCAAGACCAATTTGTTAATATTAAGGAAGGTAGAAAAACACTGAAGGAGGTGTTTGCTGAGCAAGAGTTAATGCTAAAAGAAATAGCAGAAAACTACACATCCAATACTAAAGCTAGCCTTTCTGCAGAATTACAAATTGACACTGATGGTCCATGCCCACAAGGGATACAAGGTGATGACTGTGCACGCTATCAGTTATGGTTAGAAAATTGCCAGCGTTTTAGCTTCGGTGAATGTAAAGACCAGTTAACAGGAATAAAAAGTGGAAGAAAAAATCTAGCACAAATTTTGGCTGAACAGGATGCACAAATAAAACAGGCAGTTGCCCATTACTACCAGAAAAGAAGTTATTCAACATCCTCATCATCAAACCAAAACGGATCTGAGGTTGGTAGAGATGTGCAATCTCAAACAAACCCAGGGAAATTAAGTAATAAGGACCGTTTAAAAAGGGCAGTGAAAGAGTATGGTTCAACAGTTATAGTTTTCCATGTAGGAATATCTCTGATTTCTCTTGGAGGCTTTTATCTGGCTGTGTCAAG tggAATTGATATGGTATCATTGCTGACCAAGATAGGAGTTGGTGAAAGTCTACTCCAGTCCAAACTGACCACTGGTGCCAGTACCTTTGTAGTAGCCTATGCTGTACATAAAGTGTTTGCTCCAGTCAGAATAGCTATAACCTTGACATCTGTGCCTTTAATAGTTAGATATTTAAGAAGAATTGGTTTTTTGAAACCTCCAAAGATATCTAAATGA